From Schistocerca cancellata isolate TAMUIC-IGC-003103 chromosome 6, iqSchCanc2.1, whole genome shotgun sequence, a single genomic window includes:
- the LOC126190900 gene encoding probable chitinase 10 — translation MRGVFLIASCLLASLVVVTHAGILKQRHMVLVANAGCSGAGEPFPNPEDCGSFLQCEASGVAAVKQCPANLHFNAELKVCDYPWSANCKEADSSSLDSSSQEDDDSSSEEADKAVAKVSKKVESGAPAKKPKAIALHA, via the exons ATGAGGG GTGTTTTCCTGATTGCAAGCTGTCTGCTGGCTTCGCTGGTAGTTGTTACCCATGCAGGGATTCTCAAACAGCGCCATATG GTGCTGGTAGCAAACGCGGGCTGCAGCGGTGCGGGAGAGCCGTTCCCCAACCCCGAGGACTGCGGCAGCTTCCTGCAGTGCGAGGCGTCGGGCGTCGCAGCGGTCAAGCAGTGCCCCGCCAACCTGCACTTCAACGCGGAGCTCAAAGTGTGCGACTACCCGTGGTCCGCCAACTGCAAGGAGGCGGACAGCTCGTCTTTGGACAGTTCTTCTCAAGAAGACGACGATTCCTCATCTGAAGAGGCAGACAAGGCCGTTGCTAAAGTCAGTAAGAAAGTAGAGTCAGGTGCACCAGCAAAGAAACCAAAGGCCATTGCTCTTCATGCCTAA